The following proteins are encoded in a genomic region of Dyadobacter sp. UC 10:
- a CDS encoding aminotransferase class IV, which produces MLCIETICVENRELKNLTYHEARLNRTRSELFGYQDQWKLAEMIGIPDSIDNAIHKCRLAYDQDIDNIRWEPYVQRHIGKLRRVYDNGVDYSYKYDQRDELNTLFAQREDADDILIIKNGWVTDSFYCNVAFGDGTGWYTPSTYLLPGTQRAFLIDQGIIQVREISETDIFTFDSVKLFNAMISWEKAPVIDVRMID; this is translated from the coding sequence ATGTTGTGTATTGAGACAATCTGCGTCGAAAACCGTGAGCTGAAAAATCTGACCTACCACGAAGCCAGGCTCAACAGGACGCGCAGTGAACTTTTTGGTTATCAGGATCAATGGAAATTGGCTGAGATGATCGGGATTCCGGATTCTATTGATAATGCTATTCATAAATGCAGGCTTGCGTATGACCAGGATATCGATAATATCAGATGGGAACCTTACGTGCAGCGGCACATTGGAAAGCTTCGGAGAGTATATGATAATGGCGTAGATTACAGCTACAAATACGATCAGCGTGACGAGCTGAACACACTTTTTGCACAGCGCGAGGATGCCGATGATATATTGATCATTAAAAACGGCTGGGTAACCGACTCTTTTTATTGCAACGTGGCATTCGGTGACGGAACCGGTTGGTACACACCCAGTACCTATCTGTTACCTGGCACGCAAAGAGCGTTTTTGATCGATCAGGGAATTATTCAGGTGCGTGAAATTTCCGAGACCGATATCTTTACATTCGATTCTGTGAAGCTATTCA
- a CDS encoding aminodeoxychorismate synthase component I encodes MENDLGTFTNNLNKWGREGTPFVFLVDYKMQKPVAWKLPDIDSSEILFDLNGFTNAKRRVAGFSGDIYFNKSPISFAEYEPRFDHVISNIRAGNSFLLNLSVPTPVKTNLTLREIFENSDAPYRFWLKDQFVCFSPEIFVRISGNRIASFPMKGTIDASVPDAEHVILSDFKEAAEHATIVDLIRNDLSMVAKKVWVDRYRYIDRVQAYDKTLLQVSSEVAGILPDDFHGNYGDLLLRLLPAGSITGAPKPSTLKIIEEAEGYERGYYTGIMGYFDGTNFESAVMIRFIENQNGSLVFKSGGGITALSNAQSEYQELINKVYLPFNPIAHVVY; translated from the coding sequence TTGGAAAACGACCTCGGTACTTTTACGAACAATCTGAACAAATGGGGCAGGGAGGGAACCCCGTTTGTGTTTCTTGTGGATTACAAGATGCAGAAGCCCGTTGCGTGGAAGCTGCCGGATATTGATTCATCTGAAATTCTTTTCGATCTCAATGGATTTACCAACGCTAAGCGCCGGGTAGCCGGATTTTCAGGAGATATTTATTTTAATAAATCACCCATTTCTTTTGCAGAGTACGAGCCCAGGTTTGACCATGTGATCAGCAATATCCGGGCGGGCAATTCTTTTCTGCTCAACCTGTCGGTCCCCACGCCGGTAAAAACCAATCTTACTTTGCGGGAAATTTTCGAAAACAGCGACGCGCCTTATCGGTTTTGGCTGAAAGACCAGTTTGTCTGTTTTTCTCCAGAAATATTCGTCAGGATCAGCGGGAACCGCATTGCGTCTTTTCCGATGAAAGGTACCATTGACGCGTCGGTACCTGATGCTGAGCATGTGATTTTGTCCGATTTCAAGGAGGCGGCGGAACACGCTACGATCGTGGACCTGATCCGGAACGATTTGAGTATGGTGGCGAAAAAAGTCTGGGTGGATCGGTACAGGTATATTGATAGAGTGCAGGCTTACGATAAGACCTTGTTGCAGGTGAGCTCAGAGGTTGCTGGTATTTTGCCTGACGATTTCCATGGTAATTATGGAGATTTATTGCTCCGGTTGCTGCCAGCCGGATCCATCACCGGTGCCCCGAAACCAAGTACTTTGAAAATCATTGAAGAGGCCGAAGGTTATGAAAGAGGCTATTACACTGGGATCATGGGTTATTTTGACGGAACAAATTTTGAAAGTGCGGTGATGATCCGTTTTATAGAGAATCAGAATGGCAGCCTCGTTTTCAAAAGCGGTGGCGGGATTACTGCACTCAGCAATGCACAAAGTGAGTATCAGGAGTTAATAAATAAGGTATATCTTCCATTTAATCCTATTGCGCATGTTGTGTATTGA
- a CDS encoding YpdA family putative bacillithiol disulfide reductase, with protein sequence MHIYDVIVIGGGPCGLAMGVELAKNGMDYLILEKGNLTESIRNYPRRMRFFSTAENIEIGGIPFAISEVKANRNEALQYYRKVAGYYNLNFRLFVDVDRAEKQPDGTFLTYTNDGQIFQSKNVVLATGYFDVPRLLNVPGENLPHVSHYYDEPFKYSYTNVVLVGGSNSSVEAALELYRHDARVTIVHKEADFRTKVKYWLVPDVKNRVKEGRIHTRFNSVTEAIEPGRMLIRNLETGETEWLSADFVFLLVGYLPDEHLLARCGVILNPVTKVPTFNSENFETNVPGLYLCGTVMAGVFTEKIFIENGRDHAAAIADHLAGREIRIVKELIDRI encoded by the coding sequence ATGCACATCTACGATGTCATAGTGATCGGCGGCGGACCTTGCGGGCTGGCGATGGGAGTGGAACTGGCCAAAAACGGCATGGACTATCTGATTCTGGAAAAGGGAAACCTGACAGAATCGATCAGGAATTATCCGAGACGGATGCGCTTTTTTTCGACCGCTGAGAACATTGAGATCGGCGGGATACCCTTTGCTATTTCGGAAGTGAAGGCCAACCGTAATGAAGCGCTTCAATATTATCGTAAAGTTGCAGGATACTACAATCTGAATTTCAGACTGTTTGTAGATGTGGACCGCGCCGAGAAGCAGCCTGACGGCACTTTTCTTACTTACACAAATGACGGACAGATCTTCCAATCTAAAAATGTAGTGCTCGCTACCGGCTATTTTGATGTGCCGAGGCTACTGAATGTGCCGGGCGAAAACCTGCCGCACGTTTCGCATTACTATGATGAGCCATTCAAATATTCATACACCAATGTAGTTTTAGTCGGCGGCTCCAATTCCTCGGTGGAAGCGGCACTGGAACTATATCGCCACGACGCACGCGTAACAATCGTGCACAAAGAGGCCGATTTCAGGACGAAAGTGAAATACTGGCTGGTACCAGACGTAAAAAACCGGGTAAAGGAAGGCAGGATCCACACGCGCTTCAATAGCGTAACCGAAGCTATTGAGCCGGGCAGAATGCTGATCAGGAACCTCGAAACCGGCGAGACGGAGTGGCTTTCTGCCGATTTCGTGTTCCTGCTAGTGGGCTATCTGCCTGACGAACATTTGCTTGCCAGATGCGGCGTGATCTTAAATCCGGTAACCAAGGTTCCTACATTCAACTCTGAAAATTTCGAAACCAATGTGCCCGGACTTTACCTGTGCGGCACCGTGATGGCGGGGGTATTTACTGAGAAAATTTTTATTGAAAATGGCCGCGATCATGCAGCCGCAATTGCAGACCACCTTGCCGGCCGGGAGATCAGAATTGTGAAGGAGCTTATTGACCGGATTTAG
- a CDS encoding WD40/YVTN/BNR-like repeat-containing protein: MVSNTNTVPISPNIFQTSPFGYLMGLLTFLQLILSLPVTAQWKITNIKKDVNMRAVHTVTPTICWIGGSKGTMLKTSNGGKMWTTYKVPGADSLDFRDVHAINKNTLVAMSAGEAEKGQAKIYRTEDGGESWNLVYQTTQNGVFLDGIDFWDKNRGICLGDPIDGKLFILTTDDGGKSWIELPLEKRPVAEPGEACFAASGTSIMAFGKSNVYIGTGGSKMARVFRSDDFGRTWKVSATPLPAGPTSGIFGLRFWSNRNGIAVGGDYKKTTDSTRNVLLTKDGGVTWTLSKMTVPAGLKECVALYQKTDAIWTGETQLRADDYALVATGPSGSSYSIDRGKSWRSLGKEGFHAVSFAGNVGYGVGASGLIGKIEKISMKKRKRKLAIVEE; encoded by the coding sequence ATGGTAAGCAACACAAATACTGTGCCAATTTCTCCAAATATTTTTCAAACAAGCCCCTTCGGCTATTTAATGGGGCTTCTGACTTTTTTGCAACTTATCCTGTCACTACCTGTCACTGCGCAATGGAAGATCACAAATATTAAAAAAGATGTCAATATGCGGGCAGTGCATACGGTAACTCCCACGATCTGCTGGATAGGTGGCTCCAAGGGGACAATGCTGAAAACAAGCAACGGCGGGAAGATGTGGACTACTTATAAAGTCCCCGGTGCCGACTCACTGGATTTTCGTGATGTACACGCTATTAACAAGAACACTTTGGTAGCAATGAGTGCAGGAGAAGCCGAAAAAGGGCAGGCTAAAATTTACCGGACAGAAGATGGCGGAGAAAGCTGGAATCTTGTGTACCAAACTACACAAAATGGGGTTTTTCTGGATGGAATCGACTTTTGGGATAAAAACAGAGGGATTTGCCTGGGCGATCCGATTGACGGAAAACTATTCATACTGACTACCGACGATGGTGGCAAAAGCTGGATTGAGCTGCCCCTTGAAAAGCGGCCGGTAGCGGAGCCGGGCGAAGCCTGTTTCGCGGCGAGTGGCACTTCGATTATGGCATTTGGGAAAAGTAATGTGTATATCGGAACCGGAGGTTCAAAAATGGCGAGGGTGTTCAGGTCGGACGATTTTGGGCGAACCTGGAAAGTGTCTGCAACGCCGCTACCTGCCGGGCCCACGAGCGGCATTTTTGGATTAAGGTTTTGGTCAAATAGAAATGGGATTGCGGTAGGAGGGGACTATAAGAAAACAACCGACTCAACCCGCAATGTACTGCTTACCAAAGACGGAGGAGTAACCTGGACACTTTCTAAGATGACGGTTCCGGCTGGCTTGAAAGAATGCGTCGCATTATACCAAAAAACCGATGCAATATGGACGGGGGAAACACAGCTTCGTGCCGATGACTACGCGCTTGTGGCTACCGGCCCTTCTGGCAGCAGTTATTCAATAGACCGTGGTAAATCGTGGCGCTCGCTCGGCAAAGAAGGGTTTCACGCCGTGAGTTTTGCAGGGAATGTAGGTTACGGCGTAGGAGCCAGCGGCCTGATCGGTAAAATTGAAAAAATTTCAATGAAAAAGAGGAAGCGTAAGTTGGCAATAGTGGAGGAGTAA
- a CDS encoding YtxH domain-containing protein, with product MNKNQKFLIGSLGALLTGIAIGLLVAPKNGKDTRKLIKSRANDLGGNAKDKYEKSLEELSVLADRLKEGFLKNVNTVKDKAGAVADNVNDKVRGAVNTNL from the coding sequence ATGAACAAGAATCAAAAATTTTTGATAGGCTCTCTCGGTGCACTCCTTACCGGCATTGCAATCGGCCTTCTGGTTGCTCCTAAAAATGGAAAAGATACCCGTAAACTGATCAAGAGCAGAGCGAATGATCTTGGCGGGAATGCGAAAGACAAATATGAAAAAAGCCTGGAAGAATTATCTGTTCTGGCTGATAGGCTAAAAGAAGGCTTTCTGAAAAACGTGAACACTGTAAAAGACAAAGCAGGAGCTGTTGCTGACAATGTGAACGATAAAGTTCGTGGCGCTGTCAACACGAATCTTTAA
- a CDS encoding DUF4136 domain-containing protein, with protein MKSCIYAILGLAFIYLSGCGTSYKLLKTKQEDGFRLSDYPTFGFYEIEASGDTISKNFETNVSIIKDAVARNLQAKGLDEARDANLKVNIALSVEEKEQTRQTDFRTEGLPRYMGQRRYSWKSEEVVVGKYREGTLMIDLVDAANNKMVWQGGASGIIPAKSGNFEDVVNQAVSEIIGKIPK; from the coding sequence ATGAAAAGTTGCATTTATGCGATTCTGGGACTTGCATTTATCTATCTATCGGGTTGCGGTACTTCCTATAAATTATTAAAAACGAAGCAGGAGGACGGTTTCAGGCTTTCTGATTATCCGACATTCGGATTTTATGAGATTGAGGCTTCCGGTGATACGATCTCGAAGAATTTTGAAACAAATGTCAGCATAATCAAAGATGCAGTGGCGCGGAACCTGCAGGCAAAGGGGCTTGATGAGGCGAGGGACGCGAATCTGAAAGTTAATATCGCCCTTTCTGTCGAAGAAAAAGAGCAGACGCGTCAAACCGACTTTCGTACCGAGGGCTTGCCGAGGTATATGGGCCAGCGCCGCTATTCCTGGAAGAGCGAAGAGGTAGTTGTCGGGAAATATCGTGAAGGGACTTTAATGATCGACCTGGTCGATGCTGCGAATAACAAAATGGTTTGGCAGGGCGGGGCTTCTGGTATTATCCCTGCCAAAAGCGGAAATTTCGAAGACGTTGTTAACCAGGCGGTCTCAGAAATCATTGGTAAGATCCCGAAATGA